The Microbulbifer sp. YPW1 genome contains a region encoding:
- a CDS encoding penicillin acylase family protein yields MMAPTPWPRRVLRGLLALSVLLLLVGLAAWLWLRQSLPLLDGDLATGQLENPVTIERDAQGIPFITAESRSDSAFALGFLHAQERFFQMDLLRRNSAGELSELVGEAALDHDQEVRVHQFRARAERNIAAMPAEDRKILQNYADGVNYGLSQLGAAPWEYALLRQEPRTWVPADSLLTIFSMYMTLQSHTGNFERRDNALAELLPGDLYAFFVPKGGIWDAPLIGDARGPLSLPQTDIAALVEDGAPMAHQEMESEDMIFGSNNWVVGGALTEHGAAIVADDMHLKITVPNIWYRAGWNVPGTEFEMRGASLPGGPIIVAGSNSKVAWGFTNTTADWGDLIPLELSESGNQYRTPDGWKDFETVKEKIAISGKPPAMLEVRKTIWGPVVGKDHKERPLAYRWVAHDVRGANLNLLKLETAASTRAAMDLAPELGIPHQNFVLGDSEGNIGWTVAGPIPRRVGLDGSRSVSWADGTAYWDGYLSLQEQPQVYNPPSHRIWTANARTMDGEFLRVMGDGGYALGARQQQIRDDLFARERFTEQDLLDIQLDDRAVFLGRWQKQLAGLLEGVDEYQEVYEQVKDWGGRASADSVGYRIVRNFRLRFIDLSTAPVLTFMQRYAPDFKFGRVNRQVEYPAWEMLSAEPEHLLNPEFESWQALKFAALDRVLEDMAKDGLPLAEQTWGVQNSAKIRHPLGRAIEAVNWFTAMPADPLPGDSHMPRFQSSTNGASERMVVAPGHEERGIFHMATGQSAHPLSPFFGNGHRDWVEGNPSSFTEQSAAYVLTLH; encoded by the coding sequence ATGATGGCTCCCACTCCCTGGCCGAGACGCGTACTGCGCGGCTTGCTTGCCCTTTCTGTCCTCTTATTACTGGTTGGCCTGGCCGCCTGGCTGTGGTTACGCCAGAGCCTGCCGCTGCTGGATGGCGATCTCGCCACCGGTCAGCTGGAAAACCCGGTGACCATCGAGCGCGATGCCCAGGGTATCCCCTTCATAACCGCGGAATCCCGTAGCGACTCCGCCTTTGCGCTGGGCTTCCTGCACGCGCAAGAGCGTTTCTTCCAGATGGATCTGCTGCGCCGCAACTCCGCCGGTGAGTTGTCAGAGCTCGTAGGCGAAGCCGCTCTCGATCACGATCAGGAAGTGCGGGTCCATCAATTTCGTGCTCGTGCTGAACGCAATATCGCCGCCATGCCCGCAGAGGACCGGAAAATCCTTCAGAACTATGCCGACGGTGTGAACTATGGCCTGTCGCAACTGGGCGCGGCGCCGTGGGAGTACGCCCTGCTCCGGCAGGAGCCTCGCACTTGGGTCCCTGCAGACAGCCTGCTCACCATTTTCAGCATGTATATGACCCTGCAGAGCCACACCGGCAACTTCGAACGCCGCGATAATGCATTGGCGGAATTGCTGCCCGGAGACCTGTATGCGTTCTTCGTGCCCAAGGGCGGAATCTGGGACGCGCCATTAATTGGCGATGCCCGTGGCCCACTGTCACTCCCGCAAACGGACATTGCTGCGCTGGTCGAAGACGGCGCGCCCATGGCGCACCAGGAAATGGAAAGCGAAGACATGATCTTCGGCAGCAATAACTGGGTAGTCGGCGGCGCTCTGACCGAACACGGTGCCGCGATCGTCGCCGATGACATGCATCTTAAGATCACCGTGCCCAATATCTGGTACCGCGCTGGCTGGAATGTACCGGGCACAGAATTTGAAATGCGCGGCGCCTCCCTGCCGGGCGGCCCGATCATCGTGGCCGGCAGCAACAGTAAAGTGGCGTGGGGATTCACCAATACCACCGCGGATTGGGGCGACCTGATTCCCCTTGAACTCTCGGAAAGTGGCAACCAGTACCGTACGCCCGATGGCTGGAAAGACTTCGAAACGGTCAAAGAGAAGATTGCTATAAGCGGCAAGCCCCCGGCTATGTTGGAGGTGCGCAAGACCATCTGGGGACCGGTTGTCGGCAAGGACCACAAGGAAAGGCCCCTCGCCTACCGCTGGGTTGCCCACGATGTACGCGGTGCAAACCTGAACCTGCTGAAGCTGGAAACAGCGGCAAGCACCCGCGCCGCAATGGATCTCGCCCCCGAGCTTGGCATTCCTCACCAGAATTTCGTGCTGGGCGACAGTGAAGGCAATATTGGCTGGACCGTGGCAGGCCCAATCCCCCGACGTGTTGGGCTGGATGGCAGCCGCTCGGTGAGCTGGGCGGACGGTACTGCGTACTGGGATGGCTATCTCTCCCTGCAAGAGCAGCCGCAGGTGTACAACCCGCCCTCGCACCGCATCTGGACTGCCAACGCGCGCACCATGGACGGGGAATTCCTGCGTGTGATGGGGGATGGCGGCTACGCGCTGGGTGCGCGCCAGCAGCAAATTCGCGATGACCTGTTTGCCCGGGAACGCTTCACGGAGCAGGATCTGCTCGACATCCAACTGGATGATCGCGCTGTCTTCCTTGGGCGGTGGCAAAAACAACTCGCTGGATTACTTGAAGGTGTCGACGAGTATCAGGAAGTGTACGAACAGGTAAAAGACTGGGGCGGTCGCGCCAGCGCCGACTCTGTTGGTTACCGCATCGTGCGTAATTTCCGCTTGCGCTTTATCGATCTTTCCACCGCACCGGTACTGACCTTCATGCAGCGCTACGCACCGGATTTCAAGTTTGGGCGCGTCAACCGCCAGGTGGAGTATCCCGCATGGGAAATGCTGTCAGCAGAGCCAGAGCATCTGTTGAACCCGGAATTTGAATCCTGGCAGGCGCTCAAGTTCGCCGCCCTGGATCGGGTACTCGAAGATATGGCGAAAGATGGGCTGCCGCTGGCAGAACAGACGTGGGGCGTACAAAATTCTGCCAAGATTCGGCATCCGCTGGGGCGGGCCATTGAAGCCGTCAACTGGTTCACTGCGATGCCGGCCGATCCACTGCCTGGCGACTCGCACATGCCGCGCTTCCAGTCTTCGACCAACGGCGCCTCTGAACGTATGGTCGTGGCACCGGGACACGAGGAGCGCGGCATCTTCCATATGGCAACCGGGCAAAGCGCCCACCCCCTGTCCCCATTCTTTGGCAACGGGCACCGGGACTGGGTAGAGGGCAATCCCTCCAGCTTTACCGAACAGTCCGCGGCTTACGTATTAACCCTGCACTGA